The Saccopteryx leptura isolate mSacLep1 chromosome 2, mSacLep1_pri_phased_curated, whole genome shotgun sequence genome has a window encoding:
- the OSBPL7 gene encoding oxysterol-binding protein-related protein 7: MDFQERGPPSLAESTQSARSSSAQQASELWEVVEEPRGRRGAEGIMPERQEGHLLKKRKWPLKGWHKRYFVLEDGILRYATTRQDITKGKLHGSIDVRLSVMSINKKAQRIDLDTEDNIYHLKIKSQELFQSWVAQLRAHRLAQRLDTPCGPPPSNTHRKVPGAQLPTAVSASALPGVGPREKVSSWLRGSDGLDRCSHELSECQGKLQELHRLLQSLESLHRIPSAPVIPTHQASVTTERPKKGKRTSRMWCTQSFAKDDTIGRVGRLHGSVPNLSRYLESRDHSGPRGLPPPDYAHLQRSFWALAQKVHSSLSSVLAALTAERDQLRDLHQGSELSRMGVSEASAGPRRLHSLSISSDTTADSFSSLNPEEQEALYMKGRELTPQLSQSSILSLADSHTEFFDACEVLLSASSSENEGSEEEESCTSEITTSLSEEVLDLRGTERYQKGVCVPGRAPGPPRRRCLPAASGPGADVSLWNILRNNIGKDLSKVSMPVQLNEPLNTLQRLCEELEYSSLLDQASRVADPCERMVYIAAFAVSAYSSTYHRAGCKPFNPVLGETYECERPDRGFRFISEQVSHHPPISACHAESENFIFWQDMKWKNKFWGKSLEIVPVGTVNVSLPRFGDHFEWNKVTSCIHNILSGQRWIEHYGEVLIRNTKDSSCHCKITFCKAKYWSSNIHEVQGAVFSRSGRVLHRLFGKWNEGLYRGPLPSGQCIWKPNVMPPDHERNFGFTQFALELNELTAELKRSLPSTDTRLRPDQRYLEEGNIQAAEAQKRRIEQLQRDRRKVMEENNIVHQARFFRRQADGSGKEWWVTNNTYWQLRAEPGYGNLDGAVLW; the protein is encoded by the exons ATCACCAAGGGGAAACTCCATGGCTCCATTGATGTCCGACTGTCTGTCATGTCCATTAACAAAAAGGCCCAGCGCATTGACCTTGACACTGAAGACAACATCTACCACCTCAAG ATCAAATCTCAGGAGCTGTTCCAGAGCTGGGTAGCCCAGCTGCGTGCCCACCGCCTGGCCCAGCGCTTGGACACGCCCTGTGGCCCGCCACCCAGCAACACTCACCGGAAG GTTCCTGGTGCCCAGCTTCCCACAGCAGTCAGTGCCTCAGCTCTCCCTGGGGTTGGACCTCGGGAGAAGGTGTCTTCTTGGTTGAGGGGCAGTGATGGCCTGGACCGCTGCTCTCACG AGCTCTCTGAGTGTCAGGGGAAGCTGCAGGAACTACACAGACTCCTGCAGAGCCTGGAGTCCCTGCACCGGATCCCCTCAGCGCCCGTGATCCCCACTCACCAG GCCTCGGTGACGACTGAGAGGCCCAAGAAGGGGAAGCGGACCAGTCGCATGTGGTGCACACAGAGCTTTGCCAAGGACGACACCATTGGACGG GTCGGTCGTCTCCATGGCTCTGTTCCCAACCTGTCCCGATACCTGGAGTCCCGAGATCACTCAGGACCCCGGGGGCTGCCACCCCCAGACTATGCCCACCTGCAGCGCagcttctgggccctggcccagAAGG TGCACAGCTCCCTCAGCAGTGTCTTGGCCGCCCTCACCGCTGAACGAGACCAACTGAGGGACCTGCACCAGGGTTCTGAGCTGTCCAGAATGGGG GTCTCCGAGGCCTCGGCTGGCCCCAGGCGCCTCCACTCACTGTCCATCTCCTCGGACACCACGGCAGACTCCTTTAGCTCTCTGAACCCCGAGGAG CAAGAAGCTCTGTACATGAAGGGGCGAGAGCTGACCCCCCAGTTATCTCAGAGCAGCATCCTGTCCCTCGCTGATTCCCACACAGAGTTCTTTGACGCCTGTGAGGTTCTTCTCTCCGCCAGCTCTTCTGAGAATGAG GGCTCAGAGGAGGAGGAGTCATGCACCAGTGAAATCACGACCAGCCTGTCCGAGGAGGTGCTGGACCTCAGGGGAACTGAGCGCTATCAGAAAG GGGTGTGTGTTCCAGGGAGAGCTCCAGGGCCGCCCCGTCGCCGCTGCCTGCCGGCGGCCAGTGGGCCCGGAGCTGACGTGAGCCTGTGGAACATACTACGTAACAACATCGGGAAGGACCTGTCAAAGGTGTCGATGCCTGTGCAGCTCAACGAGCCGCTCAACACTCTGCAGCGGCTCTGTGAGGAGCTCGAGTACAGCAGCCTCCTGGACCAGGCCAGCCGCGTGGCCGACCCCTGCGAGCGCATG GTGTACATCGCGGCCTTTGCTGTCTCCGCCTACTCCTCCACCTACCACCGAGCAGGCTGCAAGCCCTTCAACCCTGTCCTGGGGGAGACCTATGAGTGTGAGCGGCCAGACCGAGGCTTCCGTTTCATCAGTGAACAG GTCTCCCACCACCCCCCCATCTCGGCGTGCCATGCGGAGTCGGAGAACTTCATTTTCTGGCAAG ACATGAAGTGGAAGAACAAGTTCTGGGGAAAATCCCTGGAGATCGTGCCTGTGGGGACAGTGAATGTCAGCCTGCCCAG GTTTGGGGACCACTTTGAGTGGAACAAGGTGACGTCCTGCATTCACAACATCCTGAGTGGCCAGCGCTGGATCGAGCACTATGGGGAGGTCCTTATCCGGAACACGAAGGACAGCTCTTGCCACTGCAAGATCACCTTCTGCAAG gccaAGTACTGGAGCTCCAACATCCATGAGGTGCAGGGTGCCGTGTTCAGCCGGAGCGGCCGTGTCCTCCACCGACTCTTCGGGAAGTGGAACGAGGGGCTATACCGGGGACCCCTGCCCAGTGGTCAGTGCATCTGGAAACCCA ACGTAATGCCCCCAGACCACGAGCGAAACTTCGGCTTCACTCAGTTTGCCTTGGAGCTGAATGAGCTGACAGCAGAGCTGAAACGGTCCCTGCCTTCCACAGACACGCGGCTCCGGCCAGACCAGAG GTACCTGGAGGAAGGGAACATACAGGCCGCGGAGGCTCAGAAGAGAAGGATCGAGCAGCTTCAGCGAGACAGGCGCAAAGTGATGGAGGAGAACAATATTGTTCACCAGGCTCGCTTCTTCAG GCGGCAGGCGGACGGCAGCGGGAAGGAGTGGTGGGTGACCAACAACACATACTGGCAGCTGCGGGCTGAGCCAGGCTACGGGAACCTGGATGGGGCCGTGCTCTGGTAG